One region of Gilliamella sp. ESL0405 genomic DNA includes:
- a CDS encoding colicin immunity domain-containing protein: MSLTILEFTRSLVNGRITPQVFVEAYIELYQIERDNNILINDEDSISECLSSIFCLADLYNPDSDREEYELDESQLIEQIEQELKKLR; the protein is encoded by the coding sequence ATGAGCCTCACGATATTAGAATTTACTAGATCATTAGTTAATGGAAGGATAACTCCTCAAGTTTTTGTTGAAGCTTATATTGAACTTTATCAAATAGAACGAGATAACAATATCTTGATTAATGATGAAGATAGTATAAGTGAATGTTTATCATCCATATTTTGTTTAGCTGATCTTTATAATCCTGATTCTGACAGAGAAGAATATGAATTAGATGAATCACAACTTATTGAACAAATTGAGCAAGAACTAAAAAAGCTAAGATAG
- a CDS encoding hemagglutinin repeat-containing protein has protein sequence MDAGHDINAKTVDIAAGKQLGLYADNDIAIGTSSERFELDEFHKSSSKGFLNKTTTTTQTQIDNTTEKGSQLYGDSVTIAAGNNLSVTGSQVVGTHDVNLKAGNNIDIDAAEESYYRKQETKTKKSGLMSSGGIGVTIGHEKENLKQTDREQAYLGSTVGSTEGNVSIQAGKDITVKGSDIIAKQDVNLTGENVAIEALDAKTTYNEQYTYEKSGLTIALTGTAADMYEAAKAVERAKEKGNDKLLALQSIKSALTALEAIEDLQLQNQQGQKQASIGVSVMVGTQRTEREVNQEQHNVISSGVSAGQNIHITATGDANEQGGNITLKGSEVKAGNDINLTANRDVNVIGAVNTQHSDRDEKSYGGGVGIQLQFGGDESGLRFKANGNFSRERENADGSAWTESVIDARNQLNIKTGHDVNVVGGQLKGDTVKMNVGNNLNIQSLQDTDNYDYEKISASVSGTAGYGGVSANGSLSATEMESKWASVTDQSGIFAGQGGYDITVGNNTDLKGAVIASKAEDTNKNKLDTGTISFSDIKNKADFKVTHVAISGGTAGPGAPTAFKDSDSDSSTTKSAVEKGELIIRNQDQQKQDINGLSRDTDSANNPLKQIFDKQKELDKIETVELIKDIAQQAKSVVKKYDRIEAQKEVDKNKDALTRAEAEKRYKYLSDEEKAKYASFEQYYSANEDSIYYALVDAHLEANKDKNLGAMGGNVSKGIDTAMAIVTGVITGDITGSLAGASAPWIAEQIKLHTGHADEKGNWVTDDIAGNLIAHAILGAVVAELQGGPSIAGGVGAVAGELAAKLIREQLYGKDVKDLTEAEKQNISALAQLAAGLAIAAGGGDTGAAGAAMAAGKNAVENNHIGQAIVKAAEASCNGDKACEDKVIWEGINSYNETIIEYGEPQVIVIGGLIAAPIAIDIAGPAIASCTANPVLCANNVGTWLIETVGFEGYPAAGLGMTAGSLVNSLSKSELNELAAIMELYKNNRIENPSVVLNEIKTTLSENANYKIVYDRANNTIIKQIKVGNGMGGNSVANELTGITQKQLDKKFKHAADFGITTTKKNAETLSQYETAIKSHMGDEATKPLGTYGFVTDSKVFFNSNTNNVVVLDKSGNFVTGFKITPGTPQYENYMKNGVLR, from the coding sequence ATCGATGCTGGACATGATATTAATGCCAAAACGGTCGATATTGCTGCCGGTAAGCAATTAGGGCTTTATGCAGATAATGATATCGCTATCGGGACGTCGTCTGAGCGATTTGAGTTAGATGAGTTCCATAAGAGTTCAAGCAAAGGCTTTTTAAATAAAACGACCACCACCACGCAGACGCAAATCGATAATACCACCGAAAAAGGCAGTCAGCTCTATGGCGATAGTGTCACCATTGCCGCCGGGAATAATTTAAGTGTCACCGGTAGTCAGGTGGTCGGTACTCACGATGTCAATCTGAAGGCGGGCAATAATATTGATATTGATGCCGCCGAGGAGTCTTATTACCGTAAACAAGAGACGAAGACGAAAAAATCCGGGCTGATGAGTAGTGGCGGTATCGGGGTGACCATTGGTCATGAGAAAGAAAATCTGAAACAGACCGATAGAGAGCAAGCCTATTTAGGCAGTACCGTCGGCAGCACTGAGGGTAATGTGAGCATTCAGGCCGGTAAGGATATTACCGTCAAAGGCAGTGATATTATTGCTAAGCAGGATGTGAACTTAACCGGTGAGAATGTGGCTATCGAGGCACTTGATGCCAAAACCACCTATAACGAGCAGTACACTTATGAGAAATCCGGACTGACCATTGCGTTAACCGGTACGGCAGCAGATATGTATGAAGCGGCCAAAGCGGTTGAGCGGGCGAAAGAGAAAGGCAATGATAAGTTATTAGCCCTGCAATCGATTAAATCTGCGCTGACCGCACTTGAAGCGATTGAAGATTTGCAGCTGCAAAATCAGCAAGGTCAAAAACAGGCGTCAATCGGTGTCAGTGTGATGGTGGGCACGCAGCGCACTGAGCGGGAGGTCAATCAGGAGCAACATAATGTTATCAGTAGCGGGGTCTCTGCCGGGCAGAATATTCATATCACCGCAACCGGTGATGCAAATGAGCAAGGCGGGAATATCACCTTAAAAGGCAGTGAGGTGAAAGCCGGCAATGATATTAATCTGACCGCTAACCGGGATGTGAATGTGATTGGTGCGGTCAATACGCAGCACAGTGACCGGGATGAGAAAAGCTACGGCGGTGGCGTGGGCATTCAGCTTCAGTTTGGTGGTGATGAAAGTGGTCTGCGGTTTAAAGCCAACGGTAACTTTAGTCGGGAGCGGGAAAATGCTGACGGCAGTGCCTGGACCGAGAGTGTGATTGATGCCAGGAATCAACTCAATATCAAAACCGGTCATGATGTGAATGTGGTCGGTGGTCAGTTAAAAGGTGATACGGTGAAGATGAATGTGGGCAATAATCTTAACATTCAGTCACTGCAAGATACCGATAATTATGATTATGAAAAAATCAGTGCTTCAGTCAGCGGCACCGCCGGTTATGGTGGGGTGAGTGCGAACGGCTCGTTATCGGCCACTGAAATGGAAAGTAAATGGGCAAGTGTGACTGACCAGTCGGGTATCTTTGCCGGTCAAGGCGGCTATGATATCACGGTCGGCAATAACACGGACTTAAAAGGCGCGGTGATTGCCTCGAAAGCGGAAGATACAAATAAAAACAAACTTGATACCGGCACTATCAGCTTCAGTGATATTAAAAATAAAGCTGACTTTAAAGTGACCCATGTTGCCATTAGTGGTGGCACGGCCGGTCCCGGTGCGCCAACGGCATTTAAAGACAGTGACAGTGACTCAAGTACCACCAAATCAGCGGTGGAAAAAGGCGAGTTAATCATCCGCAATCAGGACCAGCAAAAACAGGATATTAACGGCTTAAGCCGGGATACGGACAGTGCCAATAATCCGCTCAAACAGATTTTTGATAAGCAAAAAGAGCTGGATAAAATTGAGACGGTTGAGCTGATTAAAGATATTGCCCAACAGGCTAAAAGTGTGGTGAAGAAATATGACCGCATTGAGGCACAAAAAGAGGTGGATAAAAATAAGGATGCGTTAACCCGGGCGGAAGCGGAAAAGCGATATAAATATTTAAGTGATGAGGAAAAAGCAAAATACGCCTCATTTGAACAATATTATAGCGCGAATGAAGACTCCATTTATTACGCGCTGGTTGATGCTCATCTGGAAGCCAATAAAGATAAAAATCTTGGCGCAATGGGCGGTAATGTCAGTAAAGGGATTGATACCGCTATGGCGATTGTGACCGGGGTGATCACCGGTGATATTACCGGTAGTCTGGCGGGTGCCAGTGCGCCGTGGATTGCCGAGCAAATCAAACTGCATACCGGTCATGCTGATGAAAAAGGTAACTGGGTGACCGATGATATCGCCGGTAACTTAATTGCCCATGCGATACTCGGCGCCGTTGTCGCTGAGCTGCAAGGTGGCCCATCGATTGCCGGTGGGGTCGGTGCGGTTGCCGGTGAGCTGGCGGCGAAACTGATTCGTGAACAACTCTACGGTAAAGATGTTAAAGACTTAACCGAAGCTGAAAAACAAAACATCAGCGCCCTCGCCCAGCTGGCAGCCGGCCTGGCGATTGCCGCCGGTGGCGGTGATACCGGCGCTGCCGGTGCGGCAATGGCTGCCGGGAAGAATGCGGTTGAGAATAATCATATTGGTCAAGCCATTGTAAAGGCCGCAGAGGCTTCATGTAACGGCGATAAAGCTTGTGAAGATAAGGTTATCTGGGAAGGAATAAACAGTTATAACGAAACGATAATAGAGTACGGCGAACCGCAAGTGATTGTGATAGGCGGACTGATAGCCGCACCTATCGCAATTGATATAGCCGGTCCTGCTATTGCTTCTTGTACTGCCAATCCTGTATTGTGTGCCAATAATGTAGGAACTTGGTTAATCGAAACTGTTGGATTTGAAGGTTACCCGGCGGCAGGGTTAGGAATGACTGCTGGCTCATTAGTTAATTCATTAAGTAAGTCTGAACTGAATGAACTTGCTGCTATAATGGAATTATATAAAAATAATCGTATTGAAAATCCATCTGTCGTATTAAATGAAATAAAAACGACTCTTAGTGAAAACGCGAATTATAAAATTGTTTATGATAGAGCTAATAACACTATCATAAAACAAATTAAAGTTGGAAACGGGATGGGTGGTAATTCGGTTGCCAATGAATTAACAGGGATCACACAAAAACAGTTAGATAAAAAGTTTAAACATGCTGCTGATTTTGGGATAACAACAACAAAGAAAAACGCTGAAACACTTAGTCAATATGAAACAGCAATTAAAAGCCATATGGGAGATGAAGCAACCAAACCTCTAGGTACTTATGGCTTTGTAACAGACTCAAAAGTATTTTTTAATTCAAATACAAATAATGTAGTTGTTCTTGATAAATCTGGTAATTTTGTTACCGGATTTAAGATTACTCCAGGAACACCTCAATATGAAAACTATATGAAAAATGGAGTATTACGATGA
- a CDS encoding hemagglutinin repeat-containing protein: MLSRLKADPDSVLKRLGDGYYEQQLIKEQIVGLTGHRYLQGYENDLAQYQALMDAGISFANQYGIAPGVELSAEQMKALTTDMVLLVKKQVVINHQAIDVLVPQVYIVNRTELSHDGALIAGDNVFIKGQALNSSGLINAKKDIQLSGNNVTNSGTVFGERVAIDAKNDITNYGKLVGDKLVYLSADNDINLLSSTRTQIRGNNVTTNIDQASIIQVNNGNIVIDAGHDIHAKAGWIINNAETGNTSLHAGHDIRFTAAEIEEKLDLGGGKHYRKSHEHNVVGSEISAANNVTLSAGHDIDAKTVDIAAGKQLGLYADNDIAIGTSSERFELDEFHKSSSKGFLNKTTTTTQTQIDNTTEKGSQLYGDSVTIAAGNNLSVTGSQVVGTHDVNLKAGNNIDIDAAEESYYRKQETKTKKSGLMSSGGIGVTIGHEKENLKQTDSEQAYLGSTVGSTEGNVSIQAGKDITVKGSDIIAKQDVNLTGENVAIEALDAKTTYNEQYTYEKSGLTIALTGTAADMYEAAKAVERAKEKGNDKLLALQSIKSALTALEAIEDLQLQNQQGQKQASIGVSVMVGTQRTEREVNQEQHNVISSGVSAGQNIHITATGDANEQGGDITLKGSEVKAGNDINLTANRDVNVIGAVNTQHSDRDEKSYGGGVGIQLQFGGDESGLRFKANGNFSRERENADGSAWTESVIDAKNQLNIKTGHDVNVVGGQLKGDTVKMNVGNNLNIQSLQDTDNYDYEKISASVSGTAGYGGVSANGSLSATEMESKWASVTDQSGIFAGQGGYDITVGNNTDLKGAVIASKAEDTSKNKLDTGTISFSDIKNKADFKVTHVAISGGTAGPGAPTAFKDSDSDSSTTKSAVEKGELIIRNQDQQKQDINGLSRDTDSANNPLKQIFDKQKELDKIETVELIKDIAQQAKSVVKKYDRIEAQKEVDKNKDALTRAEAEKRYKYLSDEEKAKYASFEQYYSANQDSIYYALVDTQLKANKDKNLGTMGGNVSKGIDTAMAIVTGVITGDITGSLAGASAPWIAEQIKLHTGHADEKGNWVTDDIAGNLIAHAILGAVVAELQGGPSIAGGVGAVAGELAAKLISEQLYGKDVKDLTEAEKQNISALAQLAAGLAIAAGGGDTGAAGAAMAAGKNAVENNYLNSSDHQTKESLKYKEKNGTITDSEKLKLLELQIKDESTTNALLEACVDANSQACATERQNAYDALKTYQQYTYLYPVETQIGYQEINHLLKSTSKEANELRSIYDGVVLSFQRWGYNQEDAQKMAGYYMGSMMTVHGVVGAGITLPRIQKVFGNTKQLIGKTATNAGKGNTTNKPLDKTELELQHGKGNVEQGGGNYKETKDKILDNQAANQKANESSKFGEHVAKEQQINAGKGANSTSSNPIINPATNKVIIEHIIVPSGKAPKTSTPNSIYEVSRADGSRSVTYYDERGNMFSREDYGQQKTHGKLGYDENGKVPPHEHKQTYKSHNGKIYKDKSYYRQIDENGKPVGPWILDKK, from the coding sequence ATGTTAAGTCGCTTAAAAGCCGATCCGGACTCGGTGCTTAAGCGCTTAGGTGACGGTTATTATGAGCAACAACTGATTAAGGAACAAATCGTTGGTTTGACCGGTCATCGCTATTTGCAAGGCTATGAAAATGATTTAGCGCAGTATCAAGCCTTAATGGATGCCGGTATTAGCTTTGCTAATCAATACGGTATTGCGCCGGGGGTGGAGCTGTCTGCTGAGCAGATGAAAGCGTTAACCACTGATATGGTCTTGTTGGTGAAAAAGCAGGTGGTCATTAATCATCAAGCTATCGATGTTTTAGTTCCGCAGGTTTACATTGTTAACCGCACTGAGCTCAGCCATGACGGTGCGTTAATTGCCGGTGATAATGTCTTTATTAAAGGTCAGGCGCTCAATAGCAGTGGATTAATTAATGCGAAAAAAGATATTCAGTTATCCGGCAATAATGTCACCAATAGTGGCACGGTATTCGGTGAGCGGGTGGCAATCGATGCGAAAAATGATATTACCAATTACGGGAAGTTAGTCGGTGATAAGCTGGTCTATTTATCTGCCGATAATGATATCAATCTTCTGTCCAGTACCCGCACGCAAATCCGTGGTAATAATGTCACCACCAATATCGACCAGGCCAGTATCATTCAGGTGAATAATGGCAATATTGTTATCGATGCCGGGCATGATATTCATGCTAAAGCCGGCTGGATTATTAATAATGCTGAGACAGGTAATACGTCGTTGCACGCCGGTCATGATATTCGCTTTACTGCCGCTGAGATTGAAGAGAAGTTAGATTTAGGTGGCGGCAAACATTATCGTAAAAGCCATGAACACAATGTCGTTGGCAGTGAAATCAGTGCCGCCAATAATGTGACGTTAAGTGCCGGACATGATATTGATGCCAAAACGGTCGATATTGCTGCCGGTAAGCAATTAGGGCTTTATGCCGATAATGATATCGCTATCGGGACGTCGTCTGAGCGATTTGAGTTAGATGAGTTCCATAAGAGTTCAAGCAAAGGCTTTTTAAATAAAACGACCACCACCACGCAGACGCAAATCGATAATACCACCGAAAAAGGCAGTCAGCTCTATGGCGATAGTGTCACCATTGCCGCCGGGAATAATTTAAGTGTCACCGGTAGTCAGGTGGTCGGTACCCATGATGTCAATCTGAAGGCGGGCAATAATATTGATATTGATGCCGCCGAGGAGTCTTATTACCGTAAACAAGAGACGAAGACGAAAAAATCCGGGCTGATGAGTAGCGGCGGTATCGGGGTGACAATTGGTCATGAGAAAGAAAATCTGAAACAGACCGATAGCGAGCAAGCCTATTTAGGCAGTACCGTCGGCAGCACTGAGGGTAATGTGAGCATTCAGGCCGGTAAGGATATTACCGTCAAAGGCAGTGATATTATTGCTAAGCAGGATGTGAACTTAACCGGTGAGAATGTGGCTATCGAGGCACTTGATGCCAAAACCACCTATAACGAGCAGTACACTTATGAGAAATCCGGACTGACCATTGCGTTAACCGGTACGGCAGCAGATATGTATGAAGCGGCCAAAGCGGTTGAGCGGGCGAAAGAGAAAGGCAATGATAAGTTATTAGCCCTGCAATCGATTAAATCTGCGCTGACCGCACTTGAAGCGATTGAAGATTTGCAGCTGCAAAATCAGCAAGGTCAAAAACAGGCATCAATCGGTGTCAGTGTGATGGTGGGCACGCAGCGCACTGAGCGGGAGGTCAATCAGGAGCAACATAATGTTATCAGTAGCGGGGTCTCTGCCGGGCAGAATATTCATATCACCGCAACCGGTGATGCAAATGAGCAAGGCGGGGATATCACCTTAAAAGGCAGTGAGGTGAAAGCCGGCAATGATATTAATCTGACCGCTAACCGGGATGTGAATGTGATTGGTGCGGTCAATACGCAGCACAGTGACCGGGATGAGAAAAGCTACGGCGGTGGCGTGGGCATTCAGCTTCAGTTTGGTGGCGATGAAAGTGGTCTGCGGTTTAAAGCCAACGGTAACTTTAGTCGGGAGCGGGAAAACGCTGACGGCAGTGCCTGGACCGAGAGTGTGATTGATGCTAAAAATCAACTCAATATCAAAACCGGTCATGATGTGAATGTGGTCGGTGGTCAGTTAAAAGGTGATACGGTGAAGATGAATGTGGGCAATAATCTTAACATTCAGTCACTGCAAGATACCGATAATTATGATTATGAAAAAATCAGTGCTTCAGTCAGCGGCACCGCCGGTTATGGTGGGGTGAGTGCGAACGGCTCGTTATCGGCCACGGAAATGGAAAGTAAATGGGCAAGTGTGACTGACCAGTCGGGTATCTTTGCCGGTCAAGGCGGCTATGATATTACGGTCGGCAATAACACGGACTTAAAAGGCGCCGTGATTGCCTCGAAAGCGGAAGATACCAGTAAAAACAAACTTGATACCGGCACTATCAGCTTCAGTGATATTAAAAATAAAGCTGACTTTAAAGTGACCCATGTTGCCATTAGTGGTGGCACCGCCGGTCCCGGTGCGCCAACGGCATTTAAAGACAGTGACAGTGACTCAAGCACCACCAAATCAGCGGTGGAAAAAGGCGAGTTAATCATCCGCAATCAGGACCAGCAAAAACAGGATATCAACGGCTTAAGCCGGGATACGGACAGTGCCAATAATCCGCTCAAACAGATTTTTGATAAGCAAAAAGAGCTGGATAAAATTGAAACTGTTGAGCTGATTAAAGATATTGCCCAACAGGCTAAAAGTGTGGTGAAGAAATATGACCGCATTGAGGCACAAAAAGAGGTGGATAAAAATAAGGATGCGTTAACCCGGGCGGAAGCGGAAAAGCGATATAAATATTTAAGTGATGAGGAAAAAGCGAAATACGCCTCATTTGAACAATATTATAGCGCGAATCAAGACTCCATTTATTACGCGCTGGTTGATACTCAGCTAAAAGCCAATAAAGATAAAAATCTGGGCACAATGGGCGGTAATGTCAGTAAAGGGATTGATACTGCTATGGCGATAGTGACCGGGGTGATTACCGGTGATATTACCGGTAGTCTGGCGGGTGCCAGTGCGCCGTGGATTGCCGAGCAAATCAAACTGCATACCGGTCATGCTGATGAAAAAGGTAACTGGGTGACCGATGATATCGCCGGTAACTTAATTGCCCATGCGATACTCGGCGCCGTTGTTGCTGAGCTGCAAGGTGGCCCATCGATTGCCGGTGGGGTCGGTGCGGTTGCCGGTGAGCTGGCGGCGAAACTGATTAGTGAGCAACTCTACGGTAAAGATGTTAAAGACTTAACCGAAGCTGAAAAACAAAACATCAGCGCCCTCGCCCAGCTGGCTGCCGGCCTGGCGATTGCCGCCGGTGGCGGTGATACCGGCGCTGCCGGTGCGGCGATGGCTGCCGGGAAGAATGCGGTTGAGAATAATTATTTAAATTCGTCAGATCATCAGACTAAAGAAAGTCTAAAATATAAAGAAAAAAATGGAACAATAACTGATTCTGAAAAACTAAAATTATTAGAGCTTCAAATAAAAGATGAAAGCACGACAAATGCTTTGTTAGAAGCCTGTGTTGATGCTAATAGTCAGGCATGTGCAACAGAACGCCAAAATGCTTATGATGCATTGAAGACCTACCAACAATATACTTATTTATATCCTGTGGAAACTCAAATAGGTTATCAGGAAATAAACCATTTATTAAAATCAACATCAAAAGAAGCAAATGAATTGCGCAGTATCTATGATGGCGTGGTGTTATCTTTTCAGCGTTGGGGTTACAACCAAGAAGATGCACAAAAAATGGCTGGCTATTATATGGGTAGCATGATGACAGTTCATGGTGTAGTTGGAGCTGGGATTACTCTGCCTAGAATACAAAAAGTATTCGGTAACACCAAGCAGTTGATCGGAAAAACTGCAACCAATGCCGGAAAGGGAAATACTACCAACAAACCATTAGACAAAACAGAGTTAGAGCTACAACACGGAAAAGGAAATGTTGAACAAGGTGGTGGAAATTATAAAGAGACTAAGGATAAAATACTTGATAATCAAGCTGCCAATCAGAAAGCAAACGAAAGTAGTAAATTTGGTGAGCATGTAGCGAAAGAGCAACAAATTAATGCTGGTAAGGGGGCAAATAGTACATCATCCAATCCAATTATTAACCCAGCAACAAATAAAGTGATTATTGAACACATCATTGTACCATCAGGTAAAGCACCAAAAACCTCTACGCCAAACTCAATTTATGAGGTATCGAGAGCAGATGGTTCTAGGAGTGTTACTTATTATGATGAAAGAGGTAATATGTTCTCAAGAGAAGATTATGGGCAACAAAAAACACATGGGAAACTTGGATATGACGAAAATGGAAAAGTTCCACCGCATGAACATAAGCAAACTTATAAATCTCATAACGGCAAAATATATAAAGATAAAAGCTATTACAGACAAATTGATGAAAATGGTAAGCCCGTTGGTCCTTGGATTTTAGATAAAAAATAG
- a CDS encoding SymE family type I addiction module toxin yields MLAISASAATPKPKKLTPTTANHPALHLKGNWLEQSGLASGQPVTITAKKGKLIVQLAK; encoded by the coding sequence GTGTTGGCTATATCAGCATCCGCCGCGACCCCAAAGCCAAAGAAGCTTACACCCACTACAGCAAACCACCCTGCGCTGCATCTTAAAGGCAATTGGTTAGAACAATCTGGGCTCGCTAGCGGGCAACCTGTCACCATTACGGCTAAAAAAGGTAAGCTAATTGTTCAACTTGCGAAGTAG